The following proteins come from a genomic window of Pseudomonas sp. WJP1:
- the truD gene encoding tRNA pseudouridine(13) synthase TruD, protein MNELQLLGPRAYGEPLGSAVLKAIAEDFQVDEVLDIPLSGDGEHLWIWVEKRGLNTEEAARRIAKAAGVPLRTVSYAGLKDRQALTRQWFSVQLPGKADPDLSAAENETLKILKTSRHKRKLQRGAHAANGFTLRLTQFAGDKAAIEERLQLIAKRGIPNYFGAQRFGHDGGNVVDARAWAARKALPEQRNVRSRLLSTARSFLFNQVLAARVADGTWQQAQVGDLLAFTDSRSFFPAGEAECSDPRLAILDLHPTGPQWGEGDSPATGAVHELEQAIAAREADLRDWLIKAGMSHERRILRLPIAGLTWHYPEPDILQLEFVLPAGCFATVLVRELVDLVPVGQTDSPCVF, encoded by the coding sequence ATGAACGAACTGCAATTGCTCGGCCCGCGGGCCTATGGTGAACCGCTCGGCAGCGCCGTACTGAAAGCCATCGCCGAAGATTTCCAGGTCGACGAAGTCCTCGATATTCCCTTGAGCGGTGACGGCGAGCACCTGTGGATCTGGGTGGAAAAACGCGGCCTGAATACGGAAGAGGCAGCACGTCGAATCGCCAAGGCGGCCGGGGTGCCATTGCGCACTGTCAGCTACGCCGGGCTCAAGGACCGCCAGGCGCTGACGCGCCAGTGGTTCAGCGTACAACTGCCGGGCAAGGCCGATCCGGATCTGTCCGCGGCCGAAAACGAAACGTTGAAAATCCTCAAGACCAGCCGGCATAAACGCAAGCTGCAACGCGGTGCCCACGCGGCCAACGGCTTCACCTTGCGCCTGACGCAGTTCGCTGGCGACAAGGCCGCCATTGAAGAGCGCCTGCAGCTGATTGCCAAACGAGGCATTCCCAATTATTTCGGTGCCCAGCGCTTTGGTCATGACGGCGGCAACGTGGTCGACGCCCGCGCCTGGGCCGCGCGCAAGGCCTTGCCGGAGCAGCGCAACGTGCGTTCGCGCCTGCTGTCGACCGCCCGCAGTTTCCTCTTCAACCAGGTGTTGGCCGCGCGCGTCGCCGACGGTACCTGGCAGCAGGCGCAGGTCGGCGATCTGCTGGCCTTCACCGATAGCCGCAGCTTTTTTCCGGCAGGTGAGGCCGAGTGCAGCGACCCACGCCTGGCGATTCTCGACCTGCACCCGACCGGTCCGCAGTGGGGTGAAGGTGACTCGCCGGCCACGGGCGCTGTCCATGAACTGGAGCAGGCGATCGCCGCTCGCGAAGCAGACCTTCGCGATTGGTTGATCAAAGCCGGAATGAGCCACGAACGCCGCATCCTGCGGCTGCCCATTGCCGGGTTGACGTGGCATTATCCCGAACCTGACATTCTGCAACTGGAATTCGTCCTGCCGGCCGGATGCTTCGCCACCGTATTGGTGCGCGAGCTTGTTGATCTGGTGCCGGTGGGGCAGACGGACAGCCCATGCGTATTCTGA
- the surE gene encoding 5'/3'-nucleotidase SurE, which yields MRILISNDDGVTAPGLAALHAALADYTECVVIAPDQDKSGASSSLTLDRPLHPHTLANGFISVNGTPTDCVHLGLNGLLEREADMVVSGINLGANLGDDVLYSGTVAAALEGRFLARPAFAFSLVSRQVDNLATAAYFARKLVEAHADLELPPRTVLNVNIPNLPLEHIRGIQLTRLGHRARAAAPVKVVDPRGRSGYWIAAAGDAEDGGPGTDFHAVMQGFVSITPLQLDRTFNDAFRSLDGWLEGLHP from the coding sequence ATGCGTATTCTGATTTCTAACGACGACGGGGTAACCGCACCCGGACTCGCCGCGCTTCATGCTGCGCTGGCGGATTACACCGAGTGCGTGGTGATTGCCCCGGACCAGGACAAAAGCGGCGCGAGCAGTTCGCTCACGCTGGACCGTCCGCTGCATCCGCACACGCTGGCCAACGGCTTTATCAGCGTCAATGGCACGCCGACTGACTGCGTGCACCTGGGCCTCAATGGCTTGCTGGAGCGTGAAGCAGACATGGTGGTGTCTGGCATCAACCTGGGCGCCAACCTGGGGGACGACGTGCTCTACTCGGGTACCGTGGCGGCGGCACTCGAAGGTCGGTTCCTGGCGCGCCCTGCGTTTGCCTTTTCGCTGGTCTCGCGACAAGTCGATAACCTTGCCACGGCGGCCTACTTTGCGCGCAAACTGGTCGAGGCCCATGCGGATCTCGAACTGCCACCGCGTACGGTACTGAACGTGAATATTCCCAATTTGCCGCTGGAGCACATCCGCGGTATCCAGTTGACCCGCCTCGGGCATCGCGCCCGTGCGGCTGCACCGGTGAAAGTGGTCGATCCGCGAGGCAGGTCCGGGTACTGGATCGCGGCGGCGGGGGACGCCGAGGATGGCGGCCCCGGCACCGATTTCCATGCCGTGATGCAGGGCTTTGTTTCCATCACGCCTTTGCAACTGGATCGCACCTTCAATGATGCCTTCAGAAGCCTCGACGGCTGGCTGGAGGGGTTGCACCCATGA
- a CDS encoding protein-L-isoaspartate(D-aspartate) O-methyltransferase: protein MTSQRTRERLIQRLYEEGITNAKVLEVIRRTPRHLFVDEALAHRAYEDTALPIGHNQTISQPYMVARMSELLLEAGPLDKVMEIGTGSGYQTAVLSQLVERVFSVERIKVLQDRAKERLVELNLRNVVFRWGDGWEGWPALAPYNGIIVTAVATDVPQALLDQLAPGGRLVIPVGSGEVQQLMLIVREENGFSRRVLGSVRFVPLLNGPLA, encoded by the coding sequence ATGACCTCGCAACGGACCCGCGAACGCCTGATTCAGCGCTTGTATGAGGAGGGGATTACCAACGCCAAGGTGTTGGAAGTCATTCGTCGTACACCGCGTCACCTGTTCGTCGACGAGGCGCTGGCGCACCGGGCCTACGAAGACACGGCGCTACCCATCGGCCACAACCAGACCATCTCCCAGCCTTATATGGTGGCTCGCATGAGTGAGTTGCTGCTCGAAGCCGGGCCGTTGGACAAGGTCATGGAAATCGGCACGGGGTCGGGTTATCAGACGGCGGTGTTGTCGCAGCTGGTCGAGCGGGTTTTTTCCGTGGAACGTATCAAGGTGCTGCAAGACCGGGCCAAGGAACGCCTGGTCGAGCTGAATTTGCGTAACGTGGTATTTCGCTGGGGCGATGGCTGGGAGGGCTGGCCAGCGCTGGCGCCCTACAACGGCATTATCGTCACGGCGGTGGCAACTGACGTACCTCAGGCGCTGCTTGATCAGCTGGCGCCAGGGGGGCGCCTGGTGATCCCGGTCGGCTCCGGTGAAGTTCAACAACTGATGCTGATCGTCCGGGAAGAAAATGGCTTCTCCAGGCGTGTCCTGGGGTCGGTGCGCTTCGTCCCGTTACTCAATGGGCCACTGGCCTGA
- a CDS encoding peptidoglycan DD-metalloendopeptidase family protein, which yields MSLTVIAQRMGTTSFQRLVTGLVMSTLLVGCSSNKSSDVGVVDRNKAAAQRPAVTTGQYVVRPKDTLFSIAFRYGWDYKALAARNNIEPPYTIRPGQTIRFDGRTGSTPTTVVSSSSSSPSSSSKTTVIRRSADGTTTTTPVVVPSVANKPAPAPLPPPGPAPTGWGWPSNGILIGKFSSNGSLNKGIDIAGDLGQPVLAASDGTVVYAGSGLRGYGELVIIKHSETYVSAYGHNRRLLVREGQQVKVGQTIAEMGSTGTDRVKLHFEIRRQGKPVDPLQFLPRR from the coding sequence GTGAGTCTCACAGTCATAGCGCAGCGTATGGGTACAACGAGCTTTCAGCGCCTGGTGACTGGCCTCGTCATGAGCACCTTGCTGGTCGGTTGCTCCAGTAACAAATCCAGCGATGTAGGTGTTGTCGACCGCAACAAAGCCGCGGCCCAGCGTCCGGCCGTGACCACCGGGCAGTACGTCGTTCGCCCCAAGGACACCCTGTTCTCCATCGCCTTTCGCTACGGGTGGGACTACAAGGCGCTGGCGGCGCGCAACAACATTGAGCCGCCGTACACCATCCGTCCGGGCCAGACGATTCGCTTCGATGGGCGCACCGGTTCAACGCCGACCACCGTGGTCAGCTCGTCCAGTTCCTCGCCTTCATCCTCGAGTAAAACCACGGTCATCCGTCGCTCTGCGGACGGTACGACCACGACCACACCGGTGGTTGTACCGTCCGTCGCCAACAAGCCTGCACCCGCTCCACTGCCTCCACCGGGTCCAGCCCCGACCGGCTGGGGGTGGCCATCTAATGGCATTTTGATCGGCAAATTCTCATCAAACGGTAGTTTGAATAAAGGAATTGATATCGCAGGGGATTTGGGACAGCCTGTTTTAGCTGCGTCTGATGGGACGGTGGTATACGCCGGGAGTGGCTTAAGGGGCTACGGCGAATTAGTCATCATCAAACACAGTGAAACCTACGTCAGTGCCTACGGACATAACCGCAGGCTGTTGGTTCGGGAGGGGCAGCAGGTCAAGGTCGGACAGACAATTGCCGAAATGGGGTCAACGGGTACAGACCGGGTGAAACTGCATTTTGAGATTCGCCGCCAAGGTAAACCAGTAGATCCGCTGCAATTCCTGCCGCGTCGTTGA
- the rpoS gene encoding RNA polymerase sigma factor RpoS, whose amino-acid sequence MALSKEVPEFDIDDEVLLMETDVAADSMSNDEGAAPPSVRAKSKHSATLKQHKYIDYTRALDATQLYLNEIGFSPLLSPEEEVHFARLSQSGDPAGRKRMIESNLRLVVKIARRYVNRGLSLLDLIEEGNLGLIRAVEKFDPERGFRFSTYATWWIRQTIERAIMNQTRTIRLPIHVVKELNVYLRAARELTQKLDHEPSPEEIANLLEKPVAEVKRMLGLNERVSSVDVSLGPDSDKTLLDTLTDDRPTDPCELLQDDDLSQSIDQWLSELTDKQREVVVRRFGLRGHESSTLEDVGLEIGLTRERVRQIQVEGLKRLREILEKNGLSSESLFQ is encoded by the coding sequence ATGGCTCTCAGTAAAGAAGTGCCGGAGTTTGACATCGACGATGAGGTTCTCCTGATGGAGACCGACGTCGCCGCGGATTCGATGTCGAATGATGAAGGGGCGGCTCCACCTTCCGTTCGTGCCAAATCCAAACACTCCGCGACATTGAAGCAACACAAGTACATCGATTACACGCGGGCACTCGATGCCACGCAGCTGTACCTCAATGAAATCGGCTTTTCCCCTCTACTGTCCCCCGAAGAAGAAGTGCATTTTGCGCGCCTGTCGCAAAGTGGTGATCCGGCCGGGCGCAAACGCATGATTGAAAGTAACCTGCGGCTGGTGGTGAAAATCGCCCGGCGTTATGTCAATCGGGGTCTTTCGCTGCTCGATCTGATCGAAGAGGGCAACCTCGGCTTGATCCGGGCGGTTGAGAAGTTCGACCCTGAGCGCGGTTTCCGCTTCTCGACCTACGCAACCTGGTGGATTCGTCAGACCATTGAGCGCGCGATCATGAATCAGACCCGGACCATCCGGTTGCCGATCCATGTGGTCAAGGAGCTCAACGTGTACCTGCGGGCCGCACGGGAGCTGACGCAAAAACTCGATCATGAACCCTCACCCGAAGAGATCGCCAACCTGCTGGAAAAACCGGTAGCGGAGGTCAAGCGCATGCTGGGCCTCAACGAGCGGGTTTCTTCGGTCGACGTCTCGCTGGGTCCGGATTCGGATAAAACCCTGCTGGACACCCTTACCGACGATCGCCCAACCGATCCATGCGAGCTGCTGCAGGATGACGACCTGTCTCAAAGCATCGACCAGTGGCTCTCGGAGTTGACCGACAAGCAGCGCGAGGTGGTTGTACGCCGCTTCGGCCTGCGTGGTCACGAGAGCAGCACCCTTGAAGATGTGGGCCTGGAAATTGGCCTGACCCGGGAGCGGGTCAGACAGATTCAGGTAGAAGGTCTGAAACGCCTGCGGGAGATCCTGGAGAAAAACGGGCTGTCGAGCGAGTCGCTGTTTCAGTAA
- the fdxA gene encoding ferredoxin FdxA — MTFVVTDNCIKCKYTDCVEVCPVDCFYEGPNFLVIHPDECIDCALCEPECPAVAIFSEDEVPAGMENFIALNVELAEIWPNVTERKDPLPDAAEWDGKPNKIEHLER, encoded by the coding sequence ATGACCTTCGTCGTCACCGACAACTGCATCAAGTGCAAGTACACCGACTGCGTAGAAGTCTGTCCGGTGGACTGCTTTTACGAAGGCCCGAATTTCCTGGTGATTCACCCGGATGAGTGCATCGACTGCGCACTGTGCGAACCTGAATGCCCTGCCGTGGCCATCTTCTCCGAAGATGAAGTGCCTGCCGGCATGGAAAACTTTATCGCGCTTAACGTTGAGCTGGCTGAAATCTGGCCGAACGTCACCGAACGCAAAGATCCGTTGCCCGATGCCGCTGAGTGGGATGGCAAGCCAAACAAGATCGAACACCTCGAACGCTGA
- the mutS gene encoding DNA mismatch repair protein MutS, translated as MNKALSDLSSHTPMMQQYWRLKNQHPDQLMFYRMGDFYEIFYEDAKKAAKLLDITLTARGQSAGQAIPMCGIPYHAAEGYLAKLVKLGESVVICEQVGDPATSKGPVDRQVVRIITPGTVSDEALLDERRDNLIAAVLGDERLFGLAVLDITSGNFSVLEIKGWENLLAELERVNPVELLIPDDWPKDLPAEKRRGVRRRAPWDFERDSALKSLCQQFSTQDLKGFGCENLTLAIGAAGCLLAYAKETQRTALPHLRSLRHERLDDTVVLDGASRRNLELDTNLAGGRDNTLQSVVDRCQTAMGSRLLTRWLNRPLRDLTVLLARQTSITCLLDGYRFEKLQPQLKEIGDIERILARIGLRNARPRDLARLRDALGALPQLQVAMTELEAPHLNQLAITTSTYPELAALLEKAIIDNPPAVIRDGGVLKTGYDSELDELQSLSENAGQFLIDLEAREKARTGLSHLKVGYNRIHGYFIELPSKQAESAPADYIRRQTLKGAERFITPELKAFEDKALSAKSRALAREKMLYEALLEDLIAQLPPLQDTAAALAELDVLSNLAERALNLDLNCPRFVSEPCMRINQGRHPVVEQVLTTPFVANDLSLDDNTRMLVITGPNMGGKSTYMRQTALIVLLAHIGSFVPAASCELSLVDRIFTRIGSSDDLAGGRSTFMVEMSETANILHNATERSLVLMDEVGRGTSTFDGLSLAWAAAERLAHLRAYTLFATHYFELTVLPEAQPLVANVHLNATEHNERIVFLHHVLPGPASQSYGLAVAQLAGVPNEVIVRAREHLSRLEDTALPHEAPAPTKGKPAAPQQSDMFASLPHPVLDELAKLDLDNMTPRRALEMLYTLKTRV; from the coding sequence ATGAATAAAGCCCTCTCCGACCTGTCCTCGCACACGCCGATGATGCAGCAGTACTGGCGCCTGAAGAACCAGCACCCTGACCAATTGATGTTCTACCGCATGGGCGACTTCTACGAGATCTTCTATGAAGACGCGAAGAAGGCCGCCAAGCTCCTCGACATCACCCTGACCGCTCGCGGACAGTCGGCTGGCCAGGCGATTCCGATGTGCGGCATTCCTTACCATGCGGCGGAAGGTTATCTGGCAAAACTGGTGAAGCTCGGCGAGTCCGTGGTGATCTGCGAGCAGGTTGGCGACCCGGCCACCAGCAAAGGCCCGGTGGATCGTCAGGTGGTGCGTATCATCACCCCAGGTACGGTAAGCGATGAAGCGCTGCTCGATGAGCGCCGGGACAACCTGATCGCCGCGGTTCTTGGCGATGAGCGGCTATTCGGCCTGGCGGTGCTGGATATCACCAGTGGCAACTTCAGCGTGCTGGAGATCAAGGGTTGGGAAAACCTCCTGGCGGAACTGGAGCGAGTCAATCCCGTGGAATTGCTGATCCCGGATGACTGGCCCAAGGATCTGCCGGCCGAGAAACGTCGCGGCGTTCGTCGCCGTGCGCCGTGGGATTTTGAGCGTGATTCGGCACTGAAAAGTCTTTGCCAGCAATTCTCTACCCAGGACCTGAAAGGTTTCGGTTGCGAAAACCTGACCCTGGCCATCGGCGCCGCCGGCTGCCTGCTGGCCTACGCGAAAGAAACCCAGCGCACCGCCCTGCCGCACTTGCGCAGCCTGCGCCACGAACGCCTGGACGATACCGTGGTGCTGGACGGTGCGAGTCGCCGCAACCTGGAACTGGACACCAACCTGGCCGGCGGTCGCGACAACACCCTGCAATCGGTGGTCGATCGCTGCCAGACCGCCATGGGCAGCCGCCTGCTGACGCGCTGGCTGAACCGCCCGCTGCGTGACCTGACCGTGTTGCTGGCGCGCCAGACCTCGATCACCTGCCTGCTGGACGGCTACCGTTTCGAAAAGCTGCAACCGCAGCTCAAGGAAATCGGCGACATCGAGCGCATTCTCGCCCGGATCGGCCTGCGCAATGCCCGTCCACGGGACCTCGCGCGCCTGCGTGACGCCCTCGGCGCGCTGCCGCAACTGCAAGTGGCGATGACCGAACTGGAAGCGCCGCACCTCAACCAACTGGCAATCACCACCAGCACTTACCCGGAACTGGCGGCATTGCTGGAAAAAGCCATCATCGACAACCCGCCCGCGGTGATCCGCGACGGCGGCGTGTTGAAAACCGGTTACGACAGCGAACTCGATGAACTGCAATCGCTCAGCGAGAACGCCGGGCAATTCCTGATCGACCTCGAAGCCCGGGAAAAAGCCCGCACCGGCCTCTCTCATTTGAAAGTCGGCTACAACCGCATCCACGGCTACTTCATCGAACTGCCGAGCAAGCAGGCCGAGTCCGCACCCGCCGACTACATTCGTCGCCAGACTCTCAAAGGTGCCGAGCGCTTCATTACGCCGGAACTGAAGGCTTTTGAAGACAAGGCACTGTCTGCCAAGAGCCGTGCCCTGGCGCGGGAGAAGATGCTGTACGAAGCGCTGCTTGAAGACCTGATCGCCCAGCTGCCACCCCTGCAGGACACTGCGGCAGCACTGGCCGAGCTCGACGTGCTGAGCAACCTGGCCGAACGGGCGCTGAACCTCGACCTGAACTGCCCGCGCTTTGTCAGCGAGCCCTGCATGCGCATCAACCAGGGTCGCCACCCGGTGGTTGAGCAGGTATTGACCACCCCGTTCGTGGCCAACGACCTGAGCCTCGACGACAACACCCGTATGCTGGTGATCACCGGCCCGAACATGGGCGGTAAATCCACCTACATGCGCCAGACCGCCTTGATTGTGCTCCTGGCGCACATCGGTAGCTTCGTGCCAGCGGCCAGTTGCGAGTTGTCCCTGGTCGACCGCATCTTCACGCGGATCGGCTCCAGCGATGACCTGGCCGGCGGACGCTCGACCTTCATGGTCGAGATGAGCGAAACCGCCAACATCCTGCACAACGCCACCGAACGCAGCCTGGTGCTGATGGACGAAGTCGGGCGCGGTACCAGCACATTCGACGGCCTGTCCCTGGCGTGGGCGGCGGCGGAGCGCCTGGCGCACCTGCGGGCCTATACGCTGTTCGCCACCCACTACTTTGAGCTGACGGTGCTGCCGGAAGCCCAGCCATTGGTGGCCAACGTGCACCTCAACGCCACCGAGCACAACGAACGCATCGTGTTCCTGCACCATGTGCTGCCAGGGCCGGCCAGCCAGAGCTACGGCCTGGCGGTCGCGCAGTTGGCCGGCGTACCGAACGAAGTGATCGTGCGTGCCCGTGAGCACTTGAGCCGGCTGGAAGACACCGCCCTGCCCCATGAGGCGCCTGCGCCGACCAAAGGTAAACCGGCCGCGCCGCAGCAAAGCGACATGTTCGCCAGCCTGCCGCATCCGGTGCTGGATGAACTGGCCAAGCTCGATCTGGACAACATGACGCCACGTCGCGCGCTCGAAATGCTCTATACACTAAAGACACGGGTCTAA
- a CDS encoding LexA family transcriptional regulator encodes MQKRNVSTVLRALLDQHGISPTELHRRTGVPQSTLSRILGGKIVDPSDKHISKIADYFAVSTDQLRGRADIAKASGARRESTHSQLTDISLWDDDTPIDDDEVSVPFLREVELAAGSGRFVIEESERASLRFGKRSLRHNGVQFDQAKCVTVRGNSMLPVLRDGATVGVNAGKRGIGDIVDGDLYAINHNGQLRVKQLYRLPTGIRLRSFNRDEHPDEDYSFQEMQEEQILILGHVFWWGMYAR; translated from the coding sequence ATGCAAAAACGCAATGTTTCGACTGTTTTAAGAGCGCTGCTTGATCAGCACGGTATCTCCCCCACGGAGCTTCACCGTCGCACCGGCGTGCCTCAATCCACGCTCTCGCGCATCCTCGGCGGGAAGATTGTCGACCCCTCCGATAAACACATTTCGAAGATCGCCGACTACTTCGCCGTCAGTACCGATCAGTTGCGTGGCCGGGCGGACATCGCGAAGGCGTCGGGTGCCCGGCGTGAAAGCACGCATTCGCAACTCACCGACATCAGTCTGTGGGATGACGACACCCCCATTGATGACGACGAGGTCTCAGTACCCTTTCTTCGCGAGGTTGAATTGGCTGCAGGATCAGGAAGATTCGTCATCGAAGAGAGCGAGCGCGCCAGCCTGCGCTTCGGCAAGCGCAGCCTGCGTCATAACGGCGTGCAGTTCGACCAGGCCAAATGCGTGACGGTGCGCGGCAACAGCATGCTGCCGGTGTTGCGCGACGGCGCCACGGTGGGCGTCAACGCTGGCAAGCGCGGGATTGGCGATATCGTCGATGGCGATCTCTATGCCATCAACCATAACGGCCAGCTGCGGGTTAAACAGCTGTATCGGCTGCCGACCGGGATTCGCCTGCGCAGCTTCAACCGCGATGAGCATCCTGACGAGGATTACTCCTTCCAGGAAATGCAGGAAGAGCAGATCCTTATCCTGGGGCATGTGTTCTGGTGGGGCATGTACGCTCGCTGA
- a CDS encoding phage holin family protein, whose protein sequence is MTNEQQLLLDLPIWLVVTLAVVSGVSGEMWRADKEGTRGWTLLRRLALRSGACMVCGVSAMMLLYAAGMSIWAAGAFGCLTAIAGADMAVGFYGRWVSRRIGIDDASPRDSRPDRQ, encoded by the coding sequence ATGACAAACGAGCAGCAACTATTGCTGGACCTGCCGATCTGGCTCGTCGTCACGCTCGCAGTGGTCAGCGGGGTGTCCGGGGAAATGTGGCGCGCCGACAAGGAGGGCACCCGTGGCTGGACATTGCTGCGACGCCTGGCCTTGCGTTCAGGGGCCTGCATGGTGTGCGGCGTCTCGGCAATGATGTTGCTGTACGCGGCCGGGATGTCGATCTGGGCCGCCGGTGCCTTCGGTTGCCTCACCGCGATAGCCGGGGCTGACATGGCCGTGGGATTTTACGGGCGCTGGGTGTCCAGGCGTATCGGTATCGATGATGCATCGCCGCGAGATTCTCGCCCCGACCGACAGTGA